Proteins encoded within one genomic window of Pararhizobium capsulatum DSM 1112:
- a CDS encoding beta strand repeat-containing protein, with protein MTSIVSSLTTNQIRSLSTATIASLNTEDVAALSTKQIATLSSSQLAAFETEDLAAFDSDQLRAISTKAIAGLTLSQLAILDTANVAALQTSQVAALSAAQIQNLTSEQVESLTASQVSSLSSSVISSLTTNDIVVFSTDDIAAIGAKAFSGLSSANIAALSTSQIAAMTTGQVAALKTPQIHALTTDQIGSLTTAQAAVITGTQIAALSTDNVALLSTDQVAALNTKAVAAFTSAQVAVLTTDQVAALSTGQIAALGSAAIGALTSDQLGALAAGDVAAIGTKALAGLTTANVALLSTDQVAALGTASVAALSSAQIGALTTDQVSVLGSAQIAALSAKQVAALSTANVAALSTDQVVALNSKTISALTSGQIGALTTEQAEALTTGQVASLSVAAIGALSTDQLAVFSTADVAAISGKTLAGMSTASFASLSTGQVAALTTGQIVALKTTQVAALTTDQIGALTTVQAAVLSATQAAALSTDNVALLSTDQVVALSAKAVAALTSTQIDALTTDQVGVLTTGQLGALGSVALGALSTDQVAVLSTADITALNAKSLAGLSTDSVAILTTEQLGAFSTGAIAALTTAQLGALTTDQAVSLTAGQIGALNTTQIGAISTDNIAILTTGQLGALSTGQVLALKTTQIQALTTDQVVALSSGQVAALSTVQIGALNTANVAALTTDQVASLNPKAVAALSTDQINALTTDQVEALTTTQVAALGAAALGALSTDDLATFSTADVAAISTKMLATLSTGSIASLSTAQVVALTTAQVASLTTAQVGNLSSDQVGVLTTTQVASLTGTQAAAISTDNVALLLTGQVLALSAKSVASLTLNQINAFTTDQVEALSSTQVAALGAAAIGALGTEDLATFSTEDVASIGVKYLPSLSTDNVAALSTGQFAALTATQMAAFTTAQIGAITTDQAVVLSSAQVSALSATQVGAISTDNVAVLTTGQVAALSSKSLAALTSAQIGVLTTDQAAALTTGQVGSLGSTAIAALSTDQIAVFSTDDIAAIGLKALASLTTDNIAVLSTGQVAALTTNQIMSLTSAQVGALTTDQIGSLSTAQVATLTATQIPALDTDNVALLSTGQVAALSSKAVSALTTAQIGAMTTDQVEALTTGQVAALSSTALGALGSDDVVTLSTADIASIGTKALAGLSTDNLAALGTGQVAALTSAQLLALTTAQVQALTSDQLVALTTGQVNALSSTQVAALSTDNIAVLGTNQIIALNSKAVAALTTAQIQALTTDQVEALTSNQVAALSSAAIGAFATEDLVTFSTDDIAAINVKALPGLSTDDIANLTSNQLQALTSSQLAALDTDQVAAVIVAYQSF; from the coding sequence ATGACCTCGATAGTTTCTTCCCTCACGACCAATCAGATCCGGTCGCTCTCAACCGCAACGATCGCATCGCTGAACACCGAAGATGTGGCAGCGCTCTCCACCAAGCAGATCGCCACGCTCAGCTCGAGCCAGCTCGCAGCTTTCGAGACTGAAGATCTTGCTGCTTTCGACTCTGATCAGCTTCGTGCGATTTCGACGAAGGCTATTGCCGGTCTCACACTCAGCCAGCTGGCCATTCTGGACACCGCCAATGTCGCGGCCCTCCAGACGTCGCAGGTTGCCGCACTCAGCGCCGCCCAGATCCAGAACCTGACCTCCGAGCAGGTCGAATCGCTAACCGCTTCGCAGGTCAGCTCGCTGAGCTCCAGCGTCATCTCATCGCTCACCACCAACGACATCGTCGTATTCTCCACCGATGACATTGCTGCCATCGGTGCAAAGGCGTTTTCGGGCCTCTCCTCGGCCAACATCGCTGCTCTCTCCACCAGCCAGATCGCGGCCATGACGACCGGTCAGGTCGCAGCCCTGAAAACCCCTCAGATCCATGCTCTCACCACCGACCAGATCGGTTCGCTCACCACCGCGCAGGCCGCCGTCATCACCGGCACCCAGATTGCTGCGCTGTCGACCGACAATGTCGCTCTGCTCTCGACCGATCAGGTCGCAGCCCTGAACACCAAGGCTGTTGCCGCTTTCACCTCCGCACAGGTTGCAGTCCTGACCACTGATCAGGTTGCCGCCCTCAGCACCGGCCAGATCGCAGCCCTCGGTTCCGCTGCCATCGGTGCTCTGACCTCCGATCAACTCGGCGCTCTTGCCGCCGGTGACGTTGCCGCCATCGGCACCAAGGCTCTTGCCGGCCTGACGACGGCCAATGTTGCGCTGCTGTCGACCGACCAGGTTGCCGCTCTTGGCACAGCGTCTGTCGCTGCCCTGAGCTCGGCTCAGATCGGCGCTCTGACCACCGATCAGGTCAGCGTTCTCGGCTCTGCGCAGATCGCTGCTCTCAGCGCCAAGCAGGTTGCTGCGCTTAGCACTGCTAACGTTGCCGCTCTGTCGACGGACCAGGTCGTTGCACTGAACTCGAAGACGATCTCGGCCCTGACGAGCGGCCAGATCGGCGCCCTGACGACCGAACAGGCTGAAGCCCTGACCACCGGACAGGTTGCCAGCCTGAGCGTTGCCGCCATCGGCGCTCTGTCGACCGATCAACTGGCCGTGTTCTCCACCGCCGATGTTGCCGCGATCAGCGGCAAGACGCTGGCCGGGATGTCCACGGCGAGCTTCGCTTCGCTCTCGACCGGCCAGGTCGCCGCCCTGACCACCGGTCAGATCGTTGCCCTGAAGACAACTCAGGTTGCAGCTCTGACGACCGATCAGATCGGCGCTCTGACGACGGTTCAAGCCGCTGTTCTCAGCGCAACCCAGGCTGCAGCACTCAGCACCGACAACGTTGCTCTGCTTTCCACCGACCAGGTGGTTGCACTCAGCGCCAAGGCTGTCGCAGCTCTCACCTCGACCCAGATCGATGCCTTGACCACTGATCAGGTCGGTGTTCTGACGACAGGCCAGCTCGGAGCTCTCGGCTCGGTTGCGCTTGGCGCCCTGAGCACGGATCAGGTTGCTGTCCTCTCCACGGCCGACATTACTGCCCTGAACGCCAAGTCGCTTGCCGGCTTGTCAACCGACAGCGTGGCTATTCTCACGACAGAGCAGCTCGGCGCCTTCTCCACTGGCGCGATAGCGGCTCTGACCACCGCCCAGCTCGGTGCCCTCACGACTGACCAAGCTGTCTCCTTGACCGCGGGCCAGATCGGCGCCCTCAACACTACCCAGATCGGCGCCATCAGCACGGATAACATTGCCATCCTGACCACTGGTCAGCTCGGCGCACTGTCGACGGGCCAGGTTCTGGCGCTGAAGACCACCCAGATCCAGGCTCTGACGACCGATCAGGTCGTGGCCCTGTCAAGTGGCCAGGTTGCGGCGCTGAGCACAGTTCAGATCGGTGCCCTGAATACCGCCAATGTTGCGGCCTTGACCACGGATCAGGTTGCGTCCTTGAACCCGAAGGCAGTTGCTGCGCTCTCCACCGACCAGATCAACGCCCTGACGACCGATCAGGTCGAAGCCCTGACGACGACGCAGGTCGCTGCTCTCGGCGCGGCTGCTCTCGGTGCGCTTAGCACCGATGATCTGGCTACATTCTCCACCGCAGACGTCGCCGCCATCTCCACCAAGATGCTGGCAACACTCTCCACCGGTAGCATCGCGTCGCTGTCGACGGCCCAGGTTGTTGCTCTAACCACGGCACAGGTTGCATCGCTCACTACGGCGCAGGTCGGTAACCTGAGCTCCGACCAGGTCGGCGTTCTTACCACCACGCAGGTTGCATCCCTGACCGGCACCCAGGCCGCAGCTATCAGCACCGACAACGTCGCGCTGCTGTTGACCGGCCAGGTTCTGGCGCTCAGCGCGAAGTCCGTCGCGTCTCTGACGCTGAACCAGATCAATGCGTTCACGACCGACCAGGTCGAAGCCTTGAGCTCGACGCAGGTCGCCGCTCTCGGTGCCGCAGCAATCGGTGCACTCGGTACGGAAGACCTCGCAACCTTCTCGACTGAAGACGTCGCTTCGATCGGTGTGAAGTATCTGCCTTCGCTGTCCACGGATAATGTCGCAGCACTCTCCACGGGTCAGTTCGCCGCTCTGACCGCCACCCAGATGGCCGCCTTCACGACGGCTCAGATCGGTGCCATCACCACCGACCAGGCTGTTGTTCTGAGTTCCGCGCAGGTTTCGGCGCTCAGCGCGACGCAGGTTGGAGCGATCAGCACCGACAATGTCGCCGTTCTTACGACGGGCCAGGTTGCTGCTCTCAGCTCCAAGTCTCTTGCCGCCCTGACATCCGCTCAGATCGGCGTGCTGACCACGGATCAGGCAGCTGCCCTGACGACTGGTCAGGTCGGCTCGCTGGGCTCGACTGCAATCGCCGCCCTATCGACGGATCAGATCGCAGTGTTCTCGACCGACGACATCGCAGCCATCGGCCTGAAGGCACTGGCTTCGCTGACGACGGACAACATTGCGGTACTGTCCACCGGTCAGGTTGCAGCTCTCACCACGAACCAGATCATGTCGCTCACCTCGGCGCAGGTTGGCGCCCTGACGACCGACCAGATCGGCTCTCTGTCGACTGCACAGGTCGCAACGCTGACCGCGACTCAGATCCCGGCTCTCGATACCGATAACGTCGCTCTACTGTCTACCGGCCAGGTTGCCGCTCTCAGCTCCAAGGCTGTATCGGCCCTGACCACCGCTCAGATCGGTGCGATGACCACCGATCAGGTCGAAGCCCTGACGACTGGCCAGGTCGCTGCACTTAGCTCGACAGCGCTCGGTGCACTCGGTTCGGACGACGTGGTTACGCTGTCCACCGCGGATATCGCCTCGATCGGTACCAAGGCTCTGGCAGGTCTGTCCACGGACAACCTTGCGGCCCTCGGTACGGGGCAGGTTGCGGCCCTGACCAGCGCCCAGCTTCTGGCTCTGACGACTGCCCAGGTTCAGGCCCTGACTTCCGACCAGCTCGTCGCCCTGACGACCGGTCAGGTCAATGCCCTGAGCTCGACGCAGGTGGCTGCGCTGAGCACCGACAACATCGCGGTTCTCGGCACCAACCAGATCATCGCTCTGAACTCGAAGGCGGTTGCTGCACTGACGACCGCTCAGATCCAGGCGCTGACGACCGACCAGGTCGAGGCTCTGACCTCCAACCAGGTCGCGGCTCTCAGCTCGGCAGCAATCGGCGCCTTCGCAACGGAAGACCTGGTAACCTTCTCGACCGATGACATCGCTGCGATCAATGTGAAGGCCCTCCCGGGCCTCTCCACCGACGATATCGCCAACCTGACGAGCAACCAGTTGCAGGCTTTGACGTCCTCGCAGCTCGCAGCTCTCGATACCGACCAGGTTGCCGCCGTCATCGTGGCCTACCAGAGCTTCTAA
- a CDS encoding O-linked N-acetylglucosamine transferase, SPINDLY family protein: MLNDNAFASNTGTPLVDALTRARNQLMPLAELFQVAESFNITGERSTAAEIYKTWVAYNDGNPLLHLAYFNYSVTLRQMGDLAGAIQTLQACLKIDPKFGQAHINLGRALEDSGQLVQAIQQWKKYVETTSEITPDRVNHRLMVLQHIGRVLENAGLLEEAENTLRQAMELRPDKHESGHHWTSIRQRQCKWPTLVPSENVTVKHLLDSMSPLTLACFADDPLFQLAKAYRYNKSLIGRPDLHAFPLRKPRQKSGTRQRLRVGYVSSDLRDHAVGFALSEVLELHDKKSVEVFAYYCGDNRTEDATMRRMKAVVDHWRDIAGVGDQDAATMIVNDEIDILIDVNGYTKHARTKIFAYRPAPVIVNFCGYPGTMGSPFHQYIIADEHIIPPENELYYTEKVLRIPCNQPVDRKRVIGNKPTRAEVGLPENVFVFASFNGMQKITAECFARWMQILAATPDSILWLLAGPEDVNLRLRQVASQHGVAPERLIFAPKAGNPQHLARIGLADLFLDTFPYGAHSTAADALTMGLPIVTVPGKSFASRFCASIVASAGIPEMIATDLTDYVAKAIALGNDRKKLVTIRETLLAKKEKSILRDMPASVRRLEEVYWQMQGECERGETPMPDLRNLDTYYEIGVELIAAETGWDSEESYRARYLDKLTKWNTYAPLMQDKRLWSK; encoded by the coding sequence ATGCTCAACGATAATGCATTCGCCTCTAACACTGGTACGCCGCTGGTTGACGCCCTGACCCGTGCACGTAACCAGCTCATGCCGCTGGCCGAGCTGTTCCAGGTTGCCGAGAGCTTCAACATCACCGGAGAACGCTCTACCGCCGCCGAGATCTACAAGACCTGGGTCGCCTACAACGACGGCAATCCCCTGCTTCATCTCGCCTATTTCAATTATTCCGTGACCCTTCGGCAGATGGGCGATCTTGCCGGCGCGATCCAGACGCTGCAGGCCTGCCTGAAAATCGATCCCAAGTTCGGTCAGGCGCATATCAACCTTGGCCGCGCTCTTGAAGATTCCGGGCAGCTTGTTCAGGCTATCCAGCAGTGGAAGAAATATGTTGAAACCACCTCGGAAATCACGCCGGATCGCGTCAACCATCGCCTGATGGTGCTGCAGCATATCGGCCGCGTGCTGGAAAACGCCGGCCTTCTTGAGGAGGCCGAAAACACGCTTCGCCAAGCTATGGAACTGCGCCCGGACAAACACGAATCAGGGCACCATTGGACCTCGATCCGTCAGCGTCAGTGCAAATGGCCGACGCTGGTGCCTTCCGAGAACGTCACGGTCAAGCATCTACTCGATTCCATGTCGCCGCTGACGCTGGCCTGCTTTGCAGATGATCCGCTGTTCCAGCTCGCCAAAGCCTACCGCTACAACAAATCGCTGATCGGACGGCCCGACCTGCACGCCTTCCCGCTGCGCAAGCCGCGGCAGAAGAGCGGCACCCGGCAGCGTCTGCGCGTCGGCTACGTCTCGTCCGACCTGCGCGACCACGCCGTCGGCTTCGCCCTGAGCGAGGTTCTGGAACTGCACGACAAGAAGAGCGTCGAAGTCTTCGCTTATTACTGCGGCGATAACCGCACCGAAGATGCGACCATGCGCCGGATGAAAGCCGTCGTTGATCACTGGCGCGATATCGCGGGTGTTGGCGACCAGGATGCCGCAACCATGATCGTCAATGATGAGATCGACATCCTCATCGACGTCAACGGCTACACCAAGCATGCGCGGACAAAGATCTTCGCCTATCGCCCGGCCCCGGTCATCGTCAATTTCTGCGGCTATCCCGGAACCATGGGCAGCCCCTTCCATCAGTATATCATTGCCGACGAGCACATCATTCCGCCGGAAAACGAGCTTTACTATACCGAGAAGGTGCTTCGCATTCCCTGCAACCAGCCGGTCGACCGCAAGCGTGTGATCGGCAACAAGCCCACCCGCGCAGAAGTCGGCCTGCCGGAAAATGTCTTCGTCTTCGCAAGCTTCAACGGCATGCAGAAAATCACGGCCGAGTGCTTTGCACGGTGGATGCAAATCCTTGCCGCCACCCCGGACAGCATCCTGTGGCTGCTTGCCGGCCCGGAAGACGTAAACCTGCGCCTGCGACAGGTCGCGAGCCAGCACGGCGTCGCGCCCGAACGGCTGATCTTTGCACCCAAGGCAGGCAACCCACAGCATCTGGCCCGCATCGGCCTTGCCGATCTCTTCCTCGACACTTTCCCCTACGGCGCACATTCCACAGCAGCCGATGCATTGACCATGGGCCTGCCGATCGTAACGGTCCCCGGCAAGAGCTTTGCCTCGCGCTTCTGCGCCAGCATCGTCGCATCGGCCGGCATTCCGGAAATGATCGCAACGGATTTGACTGATTACGTCGCCAAGGCAATCGCACTCGGCAACGATAGGAAGAAGCTCGTCACCATCCGCGAAACGCTGCTGGCCAAGAAGGAAAAGAGCATTCTGCGCGATATGCCGGCTTCGGTTCGTCGCCTGGAAGAGGTCTACTGGCAGATGCAGGGCGAATGCGAGCGTGGCGAAACCCCGATGCCGGATCTCAGGAACCTCGACACCTATTACGAAATCGGAGTCGAACTTATTGCCGCGGAAACTGGTTGGGACAGCGAGGAAAGCTATCGAGCGCGTTACCTCGACAAGCTCACCAAGTGGAACACCTATGCACCGTTGATGCAGGACAAGCGTCTCTGGTCCAAGTAA
- a CDS encoding ABC transporter ATP-binding protein, which produces MSGVELKDIRKSFGALEIIKGIDLDIRSGEFVVFVGPSGCGKSTLLRMIAGLEDVTSGMLTIGGQDVTYAEPSKRGIAMVFQSYALYPHMTVAENIGFGLSLASRPKAEIEAKVRDAAESLQLTHLLDRKPKALSGGQRQRVAIGRAIVRNPQVFLFDEPLSNLDASLRAQMRLEITDLHKRLGTTMIYVTHDQVEAMTMADKIVVLNGGRIEQVGSPMDLYNKPATPFVAGFIGSPKMNLYTGAAAEGLGCKTYGIRPEDLTLSSERGRWSGKIRHVERLGADALVYFRVEGLGDMVARTLGSASFQPGETVWATPDTAKEHRFNI; this is translated from the coding sequence ATGTCAGGCGTAGAACTCAAGGACATCCGCAAAAGTTTTGGTGCGCTCGAGATCATCAAGGGCATCGATCTCGACATCAGGTCTGGCGAATTCGTCGTCTTCGTCGGCCCGTCCGGCTGCGGGAAATCCACGCTCCTGCGCATGATCGCCGGGCTGGAAGATGTCACCTCCGGCATGCTGACGATCGGCGGGCAGGACGTGACCTATGCCGAGCCGTCCAAGCGCGGCATCGCCATGGTATTCCAGTCCTATGCGCTCTATCCGCATATGACGGTCGCCGAGAACATCGGTTTCGGCCTGTCTCTTGCCAGCCGTCCCAAGGCAGAGATCGAGGCGAAGGTGCGCGACGCCGCGGAATCGCTGCAGCTGACGCATCTGCTCGACCGCAAGCCCAAGGCGCTTTCCGGCGGCCAGCGCCAGCGCGTCGCGATTGGCCGCGCCATCGTGCGCAATCCCCAGGTGTTCCTGTTCGACGAGCCGCTGTCGAACCTCGATGCGTCGCTTCGTGCCCAGATGCGGCTCGAAATTACCGACCTGCACAAGCGGCTCGGCACGACTATGATCTATGTCACCCACGATCAGGTCGAGGCGATGACCATGGCCGACAAGATCGTGGTTTTGAACGGCGGCCGCATCGAACAGGTCGGGAGCCCGATGGATCTCTACAACAAGCCGGCAACTCCCTTTGTCGCTGGCTTCATCGGTAGTCCGAAAATGAACCTCTACACTGGGGCGGCAGCCGAAGGCCTGGGCTGCAAGACCTACGGTATCCGGCCGGAAGACCTGACGTTGTCATCCGAGCGCGGCCGCTGGAGTGGCAAGATCCGGCATGTGGAGCGACTGGGCGCGGATGCGCTCGTCTATTTCCGGGTCGAGGGGCTTGGCGATATGGTCGCCCGCACGCTGGGCAGCGCGAGTTTCCAGCCGGGCGAGACCGTCTGGGCGACGCCGGACACGGCGAAGGAACATCGTTTCAATATCTGA
- a CDS encoding carbohydrate ABC transporter permease, giving the protein MRRYRPVVVGGISLAVAAVVFIVPFLFIALQAAKSRSEASRLNFALPKEWLLWDNLVAVVEARNYQLLLAYFNSTVITVFSVTILVVLSAMVGYVMQRRRSRWNGVAQTALLIGLMMPPAVVPTIGLLQSIGLFKTMTGMVLIQVAYNLSFSTLLYRSFIGTIPRDLDEAALIDGAKPWQIFFRVVMPLLKPVTVTNIVVQSIAIFNDFTNPLYYLPGKENVTVQLTLYNFQSMYTSQYNLLFMNILLVTIPPLIVFIFFNRQIVAGMTAGGVKG; this is encoded by the coding sequence ATGAGGCGCTATCGTCCGGTCGTCGTCGGCGGCATTTCGCTTGCCGTCGCTGCCGTTGTTTTCATCGTGCCGTTCCTTTTCATCGCGCTGCAGGCTGCCAAGTCCCGCTCCGAGGCCTCGCGGCTCAACTTCGCGTTGCCGAAGGAATGGCTGCTCTGGGACAATCTGGTCGCGGTCGTCGAGGCGCGCAACTATCAGCTGCTGCTCGCCTATTTCAATTCCACTGTCATCACTGTGTTCTCCGTGACGATCCTCGTCGTGCTTTCGGCGATGGTTGGCTATGTGATGCAGCGTCGTCGGTCCCGCTGGAATGGCGTGGCGCAGACGGCGTTGCTGATCGGCCTGATGATGCCGCCGGCCGTGGTGCCGACTATCGGGCTTCTGCAATCGATCGGCCTGTTCAAGACGATGACCGGCATGGTGCTGATCCAGGTCGCCTACAATCTCTCCTTTTCGACACTGCTCTATCGCTCGTTCATCGGCACCATTCCGCGTGATCTGGACGAGGCGGCGCTGATCGATGGCGCAAAACCCTGGCAGATCTTCTTCCGGGTGGTGATGCCGCTTTTGAAGCCCGTGACGGTGACCAATATCGTCGTGCAGTCGATTGCCATCTTCAACGATTTCACCAACCCGCTCTACTACCTGCCGGGCAAGGAAAACGTGACGGTGCAGCTGACGCTCTACAATTTCCAGAGCATGTACACGAGCCAGTACAATCTGCTCTTCATGAACATCCTCTTGGTGACGATCCCGCCGCTCATCGTCTTCATCTTCTTCAATCGACAGATCGTTGCCGGCATGACCGCCGGTGGCGTGAAAGGCTAA
- a CDS encoding carbohydrate ABC transporter permease, which yields MVEATKRTSPYPLWFFLPAAVIYGVLFLVPTATSFWYSLTRWDLTTAEFIGLENFRQFFSEPFLVQGLINTLIYAVMTSGLKTIFGLLLAVLLTSNIIARGFLRTVVFFPVLVSTIGIGIAFTVMMHPTRGIINVALEAIGIDGPGWLTDPALALFSVALVDLWKGVGLATLIFIAGLAAISPDYYEASRIDGATRMQQFRRITLPLVRPATVTVVTLSLIGGLRSFDLIWAMTRGGPGFSSDVVASVIYKQYQAGFYGLSTAGNVILFALIAVIMVPLTIMFNRREIEQ from the coding sequence ATGGTCGAGGCCACGAAACGCACATCGCCCTATCCGCTCTGGTTTTTCCTGCCGGCAGCGGTGATCTACGGCGTTCTTTTCCTCGTGCCGACGGCGACGTCCTTCTGGTACAGCCTGACGCGCTGGGACCTGACGACGGCTGAATTCATCGGCCTTGAGAACTTCCGCCAGTTCTTCTCCGAGCCCTTCTTGGTGCAGGGCCTGATCAACACGCTGATCTATGCCGTCATGACCTCGGGGCTGAAGACGATCTTCGGGCTGCTGCTGGCCGTTCTGCTCACCAGCAACATCATTGCCCGCGGCTTCCTGCGCACGGTCGTGTTCTTCCCCGTTCTCGTTTCGACCATCGGCATCGGCATCGCCTTCACTGTGATGATGCACCCGACCCGCGGCATCATCAATGTGGCGCTGGAAGCCATCGGCATCGATGGGCCGGGCTGGCTTACCGATCCGGCGCTCGCGCTGTTTTCCGTGGCGCTTGTTGATCTTTGGAAGGGGGTTGGTCTCGCGACGTTGATCTTCATCGCTGGTCTTGCAGCGATCAGCCCGGATTATTACGAGGCCTCGCGCATCGACGGCGCGACCCGCATGCAGCAGTTCCGCCGCATCACCCTGCCGCTCGTGCGGCCGGCGACGGTGACGGTCGTCACGCTGTCGCTGATTGGTGGCCTGCGGTCGTTCGATCTGATCTGGGCGATGACGCGGGGCGGGCCGGGCTTCTCCTCCGATGTCGTCGCCTCCGTCATCTACAAGCAGTATCAGGCCGGGTTCTATGGTCTCTCGACCGCGGGCAATGTCATCCTGTTTGCCCTGATTGCAGTCATCATGGTGCCGTTGACCATCATGTTCAACCGACGGGAGATCGAGCAATGA
- a CDS encoding ABC transporter substrate-binding protein, producing the protein MTTVTALTALLLSGTAFADTTLSFLVDNNADSVAAAEALATAYSEKHPDVTVEVEQRPGGGEGDNIVKTRLATGEMTDVFLYNSGSLLQALKPETSLLDLSDLSSQGKIADGFKSVVSADGKVYGVPYGTTMAGGIFYNKKIYSEIGLTPPKTWAEFMANNEKVKAAGKVAVAQTYRDTWTSQLFVLADYYNLQAQVPNFAADYTANKAKYATTPAAVKGFERLQEVHDKGLLNEDFGAGTYDDGLRMVATGEAAHYPMLSFAIGALKQNYPDEMADVGFFAQPGDDAANNGLTVWMPPAVYIPKTTANVEEAKKFADFVGSVDGCKAIMAVNTVQGPPLIDGCDLPADVPAAITDMLPYFKEGKTAPALEFLSPIKGPALEQITVEVGSGMRPAAEAAALYDEDVRKQAKQLGIPSW; encoded by the coding sequence ATGACGACTGTGACGGCCCTGACAGCGCTTCTGCTGTCTGGAACGGCATTCGCTGACACCACGCTCAGCTTTCTCGTCGATAACAACGCCGATTCGGTTGCGGCCGCAGAAGCGCTCGCGACCGCCTATTCAGAGAAGCACCCTGATGTGACCGTCGAGGTCGAGCAGCGCCCGGGCGGCGGCGAGGGCGACAATATCGTCAAGACCCGGCTTGCGACCGGCGAGATGACCGATGTCTTTCTCTACAATTCCGGCTCGCTGCTGCAGGCGCTAAAGCCCGAGACATCATTGCTGGACTTGAGCGACCTGTCGTCACAGGGGAAGATTGCAGATGGTTTCAAATCGGTCGTCTCGGCCGATGGCAAGGTTTACGGCGTGCCCTACGGCACGACCATGGCCGGTGGCATCTTCTACAACAAGAAGATCTATTCCGAGATTGGCCTGACGCCGCCCAAGACCTGGGCTGAGTTCATGGCCAACAACGAAAAGGTCAAGGCCGCCGGCAAGGTTGCCGTTGCCCAGACCTATCGCGATACCTGGACGTCGCAGCTCTTCGTGCTGGCGGATTATTACAATCTGCAGGCGCAGGTGCCGAATTTCGCAGCCGACTACACGGCCAACAAGGCGAAATACGCAACGACGCCGGCAGCCGTCAAAGGCTTCGAGCGTCTGCAGGAAGTGCATGACAAGGGCCTTCTGAACGAGGACTTTGGCGCAGGCACCTATGATGATGGTCTGCGCATGGTGGCAACCGGGGAGGCTGCTCACTATCCGATGCTGTCCTTCGCCATCGGCGCGTTGAAGCAGAATTATCCCGATGAAATGGCGGATGTCGGCTTCTTCGCCCAGCCCGGTGATGACGCAGCCAACAACGGCCTGACGGTCTGGATGCCGCCGGCGGTCTATATTCCGAAGACGACGGCCAATGTGGAAGAGGCGAAGAAATTCGCCGATTTCGTCGGCAGCGTCGATGGCTGCAAGGCGATCATGGCCGTCAATACCGTGCAGGGGCCGCCGCTGATTGACGGCTGCGATCTGCCGGCGGACGTGCCTGCCGCCATCACCGACATGCTCCCCTACTTTAAAGAGGGCAAGACTGCCCCCGCACTGGAGTTCCTGTCGCCGATCAAGGGGCCGGCGCTGGAGCAGATCACCGTCGAGGTGGGCTCGGGCATGCGACCCGCAGCGGAAGCGGCCGCGCTCTACGATGAAGATGTGCGCAAGCAGGCCAAGCAGCTCGGCATTCCCAGCTGGTGA